A region from the Kozakia baliensis genome encodes:
- a CDS encoding very short patch repair endonuclease — protein sequence MDTLEPATRSERMRRVRGKDTQPELVVRRLAHRLGYRFRLHRRDLPGSPDLVFPARKAVIFVHGCFWHQHDCARGARRPSSNAAYWHPKLARNVERDGKVRQQLESEGWRVLVLWECELRDVDQISRRLTNFLDV from the coding sequence ATGGATACGCTTGAACCAGCAACGCGATCAGAACGAATGCGCCGTGTGCGGGGAAAGGATACGCAGCCGGAATTGGTGGTGCGGCGGTTAGCTCATCGACTTGGTTATCGTTTCCGCCTCCATCGCCGTGACCTACCCGGCAGCCCAGACCTAGTGTTTCCAGCACGTAAAGCCGTTATATTCGTGCATGGATGCTTCTGGCATCAGCATGACTGCGCCCGTGGCGCGCGGCGCCCTTCAAGCAATGCTGCATATTGGCATCCCAAGCTCGCCCGAAACGTCGAACGGGATGGAAAGGTGCGGCAGCAGCTAGAGAGTGAGGGTTGGCGCGTCTTGGTGCTCTGGGAATGCGAATTGCGCGACGTGGACCAGATATCGCGCCGTCTGACTAACTTTCTCGACGTTTAA